From the Macrobrachium nipponense isolate FS-2020 chromosome 9, ASM1510439v2, whole genome shotgun sequence genome, the window AGTGTACTCCATACAGTTGCTGAGCTACATGTTTTTATGAATATCACGAAAGCTTTCGAGCTTAGTAACGAAATTCGTAGATAGTGATGTAAATACTCAAAATGTCATTTATTTATCCGCAAGAATTTTCTTAGTAATAAAATAGATTGGCGTAAAACAGGTgcgttttctttctttatgactTGTGATATTGTGCAGccattcttatattatatttctttaaggTTATTTATTGAACCTCGTCACAGACTGCTTTCGATATCAATATCTTATGTGGAGGTTATgagaaaatttaaatagaaatgaaattcCAACATTCTTAATGACAGAAAGGTTGAAATTTAAAATAAcgtaataaatctatatatttatatcgcaTACACTGAAATTTATGTATGAGATTTTGCTTCCACTGAattaaatttaagattttttttttttcaccaaaaagaaaaagtagtcagtttcccttcttccttttttccaGAAACTTCTACTGATTACCGTCGTAGCCGCAGTCGTGGCCCTGTGTCACGCAGGCGGTAAAGGCGGATTTGGAGGAGGCGGCTTTGGAGGAGGTGGATTCGGAGGTGGCGGTCATGGAGGCGGCTTTGGAGGTGGTTCCTTCGGAGGCCGATCATATGGAAGCAGCGGTTTTGGAGGAGGTTCTTTCGGTGGTGGTCACAGAGGAGGATTTGGAGGCGGTTTTGGAGGAGGTAAAGGTGGTTTTGGAGGAGGCTCCTTTGGTGGTGGTCACGGAGGAGGATTTGGAGGGGGCCATGGTGGTTCCTTCGGAGGTGGATTCTCTGGCGGACGCAGATATGGTTAATGGATTTCATTCTTGTAAatcaatcataaaataaaacgGAATTCCAGATCTGATTTTGTTCTTAATTCCTTTGATATGTAACAATGTTTGATTAGAAAATGCTGATGTTGTAGTTCTGCTTATAAACTGGGTTCGATTTATTAGGTGTTAGttaaatctcttgaaaattttcACATACTTATAGGTACAAAATGTACCCTTCCCAAAAGGTGATTTTTATTATCTGAGTTTCTTGTGAAATAACTGATTAAGTGAAAATTGCCTTACTTACAGACCATTTAAGACTCGAATATTGGCAAAATAATTGATTATTTCAAAATTGTCTTACTTACAGACCATTTAAGACTTGAGTATTAGTAAAATAATTGATTATTTTAAAATTGTCTTACTTACAGACCATGAAAATTTTCGAAGGATATTAACTAAACTCCAACTAATACACCCATATGATATCAGTACTTGATATTGTTTGAAATGCCAAAACATTCACAAAAATATatggaaacacttttttttttttttgttttttttttttttttttttttttttttttttttttgtttttttttttttcggttttctgaaaagaaaactactgcgCCGGCGCTGTCcctccatccgcactttttctgtccgccctcagatcttaaaaaatactgaggctagagggctgcaaattgttatgttg encodes:
- the LOC135218226 gene encoding ctenidin-1-like encodes the protein MNLDISEFFESLDRKAKHCSDFRDESADEDLTQLLSDDRDVRKMQLCMSWKAPHEKEYKSRDEGAGGTVPVFPSTEQALFQIMKLLLITVVAAVVALCHAGGKGGFGGGGFGGGGFGGGGHGGGFGGGSFGGRSYGSSGFGGGSFGGGHRGGFGGGFGGGKGGFGGGSFGGGHGGGFGGGHGGSFGGGFSGGRRYG